A genomic stretch from Acetobacter ascendens includes:
- a CDS encoding MerR family transcriptional regulator, translated as MTDEAQTFSETGGEPSPPATENVSTNSVPSDKGPFAFRTISAVADELHVPQHTLRLWETQFHQVRPLKRGGGRRYYRPADIELLRHIADLLYTQGYTVKGVQRILQNGGVPAAEASAPETVQQDRSKKQPETAVEAVEPPEVAPEEAKIVENSSEKVVAVDDNVSTIQPEPEPEPEPEPEPEPEPEPEPEPEPEPEPEPEPEPEPEPTAVAEDIQGAADMSPEMADAVVTFASVEPHPHMTELVEQNHQLRQDLADVLVELEEFRKKLVS; from the coding sequence ATGACTGATGAAGCGCAGACTTTTTCCGAAACAGGGGGGGAGCCATCTCCTCCCGCAACGGAAAATGTAAGCACGAATTCAGTGCCTTCCGATAAAGGACCTTTTGCGTTTCGGACAATCAGCGCAGTAGCGGATGAACTTCATGTGCCGCAGCATACGCTTCGGTTGTGGGAAACACAGTTCCATCAGGTGCGCCCATTAAAGCGTGGTGGTGGCCGCCGGTATTATCGGCCTGCTGATATAGAGCTTTTGCGCCATATTGCAGATTTGCTTTACACTCAGGGTTATACCGTTAAGGGCGTGCAGCGGATTCTACAAAATGGTGGCGTGCCTGCCGCGGAAGCCTCTGCGCCAGAAACAGTTCAACAAGATCGGTCCAAAAAGCAGCCAGAAACTGCCGTAGAGGCTGTTGAACCACCTGAAGTTGCACCAGAAGAAGCTAAAATTGTAGAAAATTCTTCTGAAAAAGTGGTTGCTGTGGATGATAATGTATCCACAATCCAGCCAGAGCCAGAGCCAGAGCCAGAGCCAGAGCCAGAGCCAGAGCCAGAGCCAGAGCCAGAGCCAGAGCCAGAGCCAGAGCCAGAGCCAGAGCCAGAGCCAGAGCCAGAGCCAGAGCCAACAGCCGTTGCTGAGGATATCCAGGGTGCCGCAGATATGTCACCAGAAATGGCAGACGCTGTGGTGACATTTGCATCTGTTGAGCCGCATCCGCATATGACGGAACTGGTGGAACAGAACCATCAGCTCCGTCAGGATCTGGCAGATGTGCTGGTGGAGCTGGAAGAGTTCCGTAAAAAGCTGGTTTCTTAA
- a CDS encoding integration host factor subunit alpha, with amino-acid sequence METVTRASLIEQIYQQVGLSRKESSVLLEDVLETVMDALERGESVKISGFGTFSVRKKGQRSGRNPKTGEEVPILPRSVLVFRPSQLLRAEVNHETLDAEAEHDHD; translated from the coding sequence ATGGAAACTGTCACTCGTGCATCCTTGATAGAGCAGATCTATCAGCAGGTTGGCCTGTCTCGTAAAGAATCCTCCGTTCTTCTGGAAGATGTTCTGGAGACGGTGATGGATGCTCTTGAACGCGGCGAAAGTGTTAAAATCAGCGGATTTGGCACTTTTTCGGTTAGGAAAAAAGGCCAGCGGAGCGGCCGTAATCCGAAAACGGGTGAGGAAGTTCCGATTTTGCCGCGTTCGGTCTTGGTCTTTCGTCCGAGTCAGCTTCTGCGCGCTGAAGTAAACCACGAAACGCTAGATGCAGAAGCGGAGCATGATCATGACTGA
- a CDS encoding AI-2E family transporter: MARTVLALFIVGVAVYTIQGFLPALAWGSVFAIATWPLYTRAYNKWPHAASGTLLPLLFTAAMALLFVIPLTLVTLEAVGEAQSALGWVSHAREYGVPVPDAIHRLPFGSAAISKWWEAHLSDPRDLSGMLGNLDSKGVAVTRAVGSQVAHRATLFCFSILTLFFLYKDGLSIIRQCRVVSCRAFGKRGESVGRQIVASIHGSVQGLVLVGIGEGLLLGIVYVFAHAPHPALFGVITAVAAMIPFCAMIAVGLVSLLILAQGSSVAAITTFCIGAVIIFTADHFIRPALIGGSTKLPFLWVLLGILGGAETWGLIGLFIGPAAMAALNLLWCRWAYGNNPKAS; encoded by the coding sequence ATGGCGCGTACAGTTCTGGCGCTGTTTATTGTGGGAGTAGCCGTTTACACTATCCAAGGCTTTCTGCCCGCATTGGCGTGGGGAAGCGTTTTTGCCATTGCCACATGGCCGCTTTATACGCGCGCCTACAATAAATGGCCTCATGCAGCCTCTGGCACGCTTTTGCCCCTACTGTTTACGGCAGCCATGGCATTGCTATTTGTTATTCCACTTACGCTTGTAACGCTGGAAGCTGTAGGAGAAGCCCAGAGCGCGCTAGGATGGGTATCTCACGCCCGTGAGTATGGGGTGCCTGTACCCGATGCCATTCACCGCCTACCTTTTGGTAGCGCCGCCATAAGCAAATGGTGGGAAGCACATCTTTCAGACCCGCGTGATCTTTCTGGCATGTTGGGTAATTTGGATAGCAAAGGTGTGGCAGTTACGCGCGCGGTAGGTTCGCAGGTTGCGCATCGTGCCACATTGTTCTGCTTTTCCATCCTCACCCTGTTTTTTCTTTATAAAGATGGGCTTTCCATTATTCGCCAGTGCCGCGTAGTTTCATGCCGCGCTTTTGGTAAACGTGGAGAAAGCGTTGGCCGCCAGATTGTTGCTTCTATTCACGGCTCTGTTCAGGGGCTGGTGCTGGTAGGTATTGGGGAAGGTCTGCTGCTAGGCATTGTCTATGTATTTGCCCATGCACCACACCCCGCTCTATTCGGTGTAATTACAGCCGTAGCAGCCATGATTCCTTTTTGCGCCATGATAGCTGTCGGCTTAGTTTCCCTGCTTATTCTGGCGCAGGGCAGCTCCGTTGCTGCCATTACAACCTTTTGCATTGGCGCTGTGATTATTTTTACGGCTGACCATTTTATCCGCCCTGCCCTTATTGGCGGCAGCACCAAGCTGCCTTTCCTTTGGGTGCTTTTAGGTATTCTGGGCGGTGCAGAAACATGGGGCCTGATTGGCCTGTTTATTGGCCCGGCTGCTATGGCGGCGCTTAATCTGCTGTGGTGCCGGTGGGCATACGGAAACAACCCAAAAGCCAGTTAG
- the murJ gene encoding murein biosynthesis integral membrane protein MurJ, with protein sequence MLKNFLTVGGWTMLSRVLGLVRDQLLAAFMGAGALQDAYQVAFRLPNMFRRLFGEGAFNAAFVPLFSSVLTREGKEEAQLFARRALGVMLVWLLFLCVLGEIFMPQVLKVIAPGFLQSGDRYALAVSLSRITFPYLVLICAAALLAGVLNGLHRFGVASAAYLAFNVVGIAAILLVSPFLPNVAYAAAWGVTASGVAQLGLLFWACERAHFGLTPLWPALTPRIRLLLRRMVPGLIGSGVGQINLTIDTIIGTLLPAGSVSLMYFADRINQLPLGVLGAAAGTTLLPVLTRHLAAGETDAAHAAQNRSIEYVLLLTLPAVAGLLVLAGPIMIVLFGHGSFTEHDALLSAQSLRAYAIGLPAFVMVKVLSPAFFARGDTRTPVYIGIGVLLLNFVLNLLFMKPLVHMGPPLASSLAACINVAVLAFLLRQKNALLLAPETLGGIGRVGLGVAVMAVLLVGMETLLPLPTHFLMRLIWLTVMVGAGGIFYAGMLHVLGVMDLADVLASLRRRLNRKRA encoded by the coding sequence ATGCTCAAAAATTTCCTCACCGTTGGCGGCTGGACAATGCTCAGCCGTGTTCTTGGTCTTGTTCGCGATCAGCTTCTGGCTGCCTTTATGGGGGCGGGGGCATTGCAGGATGCCTATCAAGTTGCATTTCGTCTGCCCAACATGTTTCGGCGCCTGTTTGGAGAGGGAGCATTTAACGCAGCATTTGTGCCTTTGTTTTCTTCTGTGCTGACACGGGAAGGCAAAGAAGAAGCCCAGCTTTTTGCGCGCAGAGCATTAGGCGTCATGCTGGTCTGGCTGCTGTTTTTATGTGTGCTGGGCGAAATTTTTATGCCGCAGGTTCTTAAGGTTATTGCTCCCGGCTTTTTACAGAGTGGAGATAGATACGCCCTGGCGGTCAGCTTAAGCCGTATCACCTTTCCTTATCTGGTGTTGATTTGCGCAGCGGCTTTGCTGGCGGGTGTTCTTAACGGCTTACATAGGTTTGGTGTGGCCTCGGCTGCATACTTGGCTTTCAATGTGGTGGGTATTGCAGCCATTCTGCTGGTATCTCCTTTTTTGCCAAATGTTGCTTACGCTGCGGCGTGGGGGGTAACGGCATCAGGCGTTGCGCAACTGGGGTTGTTGTTCTGGGCGTGTGAGCGTGCGCATTTTGGCCTTACGCCTTTGTGGCCTGCCCTTACACCCCGTATCCGCCTGTTACTGCGCCGTATGGTGCCGGGGCTTATCGGCAGCGGGGTAGGGCAGATTAACCTCACCATTGATACCATTATTGGCACACTGCTTCCCGCAGGCAGTGTTTCCCTTATGTATTTTGCAGACCGGATTAATCAGTTGCCCTTAGGGGTTTTAGGGGCTGCTGCGGGTACTACGCTTTTGCCGGTTCTTACGCGCCATTTAGCTGCAGGAGAAACAGATGCAGCTCATGCTGCACAAAACCGGTCTATTGAATATGTCCTGTTGCTGACACTTCCGGCTGTGGCTGGTTTGTTGGTGTTGGCTGGGCCGATCATGATTGTGCTATTCGGGCACGGATCGTTCACCGAGCATGACGCATTGCTCTCAGCACAATCCTTGCGGGCTTATGCTATTGGTTTGCCCGCTTTTGTGATGGTGAAGGTTCTTTCTCCGGCATTTTTTGCACGGGGCGATACGCGTACGCCGGTTTATATTGGTATTGGCGTTCTGCTGCTTAATTTTGTGCTCAATTTGCTGTTCATGAAGCCGCTGGTTCATATGGGGCCACCTTTGGCGAGTAGTTTGGCTGCTTGTATCAATGTGGCTGTGCTGGCTTTTTTACTTCGGCAAAAAAATGCACTGCTTCTTGCGCCAGAAACATTGGGTGGTATTGGCCGAGTAGGGCTGGGTGTCGCTGTTATGGCGGTGCTGCTTGTTGGAATGGAAACCTTGCTGCCGCTGCCGACGCATTTTCTTATGCGGCTGATATGGCTGACAGTTATGGTAGGGGCTGGGGGCATATTTTATGCCGGTATGCTGCATGTTCTGGGTGTTATGGACTTGGCAGATGTATTGGCCAGCCTGCGCAGACGTTTAAACCGTAAGCGCGCCTGA